In one Magallana gigas chromosome 7, xbMagGiga1.1, whole genome shotgun sequence genomic region, the following are encoded:
- the LOC105344822 gene encoding cytosolic carboxypeptidase-like protein 5 isoform X5, protein MAEFRVGGLLFTSKFDSGNLARVEKVSKDEDEEDNVKYYGEPRPDYEFNVWTHPDCHGTEFENGNRSWFYFGIRGWAPNRLIKINIMNLNRQGKLYSQGHSPFTKTVPGKPRWERIRDRPSYENADGQFILTFTYRFLDVKGAITYFAFCYPWSYMEQQERLNEYDKRFAHCKEISSSSPKDRIYYHRELLCHSPDKLRIDLVTVSSCHGISSETEPRFDHNLFPEKDVQRCRKFHGKRVFFLSSRVHPGETPASFVFNGFLEFILKENDPRAKALRRQYVFKFIPILNPDGVQRGHYRTDQRGVNLNRMYLDPSIDLHPSIYASKSMLVYHHVKNRAVRENDSVNIRINFPGYILTSSPDPPTPRKEVIHHDAGEVNNHSKMARNGAYSAGKDRGVQNGHGDPFSLPPKENSWVSQTSTHDGGLMPPSGRMRIEPLNLGDLDRMDTTLSESRKLMGNDSIHMSSSCSSVLSNVTLKNERKTVDSELRLRLSELNMSDDCRGKMTGLSMMTSLSVGLNDSDTEDLYNTEHLGNEGSEDEDDFASSSFGNNAPHLSDTSLLQIPPCDSGIAFYVDLHGHASKRGCFIYGNYFEDEDTQVDNMLFPKLISMNTAHFDFTGCNFSERNMYAKDKRDGMSKEGSGRVAIHKAIGIIHSYTLECNYNTGRMVNPVPPAQGDDGKATPPPVAGFPPKYTQAHFEEVGKALAIAAIDYNESNPWSRIGMSEHNHLTGVKESVRRYIRSMRGGPRIPRNPSKSYLRNNSVTSNNSSKTNSNQNSRAPFSRNNSTDTSNGIGNPRFNNSTNTTGSRFNSGTSNGGSASRFNRRDSSANNPPKRELGPVREAARPNLNTQTQQRKRQTTTNYVPPQTSRSTSNQPVTLSMTTAEATTHRQYSAEKATRTLDEEKLNPLKHVNLLAISKKSGPPSRIPLPTGQQFMHLTSPTVHELSPPRVPNRSGRYTQRTPQPYPVRKASAEVLSVNNDSPLGSHIAGHTSVTPGDHLPSTPGNYPPPPMPLPPNDMNGMDNANSESAKRRRRYMYMKRRTVNQSPKLGSAASNKGQQKPSDTSSEAERAKNRRRRRKSLRKVNQSPSSDETGQVNFGTSSTGGGKHGIEGSTLRLSPRVLSMGGTPQPQFLRLPRPSSPPPTVIDSNQKTA, encoded by the exons ATGGCTGAGTTCCGAGTTGGAGGGCTGTTGTTTACCTCCAAGTTTGACTCCGGAAACTTAGCAAGGGTGGAAAAAGTGTCCAAAGATGAGGACGAAGAAG ATAATGTGAAGTACTATGGGGAGCCTAGGCCTGACTATGAGTTTAATGTGTGGACACATCCAGACTGTCATGGGACAGAGTTTGAGAATGGAAATAG ATCCTGGTTTTATTTTGGCATCAGGGGATGGGCACCGAATCGCCTGATTAAGATCAACATCATGAATCTGAACCGACAGGGCAAGCTGTACAGCCAGGGTCACTCTCCATTCACCAAGACTGTCCCTGGCAAACCGAGGTGGGAGAGGATTAGAGACAGGCCCTCGTATGAG AATGCGGATGGTCAGTTTATTCTGACCTTCACCTATCGTTTTCTGGATGTGAAGGGAGCCATTACCTACTTTGCTTTCTGCTATCCTTGGTCGTACATGGAACAGCAGGAGAGGTTAAACGAATATGACAAGAGATTTGCTCACTGCAAAGAAATAAGCAGCTCAAG TCCAAAAGACAGAATCTACTACCACCGGGAACTGCTATGTCATTCACCAGACAAGCTACGCATTGATTTGGTAACAGTCAGCTCCTGCCACGGAATCAGCTCTGAAACAGAGCCTCGCTTTGATCATAACCTGTTTCCTGAAAAAGATGTTCAGAGGTGCAGAAAATTTCATGGAAAAAGa GTGTTTTTCCTGAGTAGCCGAGTTCATCCAGGGGAAACGCCAGCCAGTTTTGTATTCAATGGATTCTTAGAGTTCATTCTAAAAGAAAATGACCCACGTGCCAAAGCTTTAAGAAGACAGTATGTATTCAAGTTTATACCTATATTAAACCCAGATGGTGTTCAAAGAGGGCATTATAGAACTGACCAGAGGGGAGTGAATTTGAATCGAATGTACTTAGACCCAAGCATTGACCTTCACCCCTCTATATATGCCTCGAAAAGTATGTTAGTTTATCATCATGTGAAAAACAGGGCCGTAAGAGAAAACGACAGTGTGAATATCCGTATCAACTTCCCAGGGTACATTTTGACCTCTAGTCCCGACCCACCCACCCCTCGTAAAGAGGTTATTCATCACGATGCTGGAGAAGTGAATAATCACAGTAAAATGGCAAGGAATGGTGCTTATTCTGCTGGTAAAGACAGAGGTGTCCAGAATGGACATGGAGATCCCTTTTCGTTACCTCCCAAGGAGAACTCCTGGGTTAGCCAAACCAGTACACATGATGGGGGACTGATGCCCCCCTCTGGGAGAATGAGGATCGAGCCCTTGAATTTAGGAGATCTGGACAGAATGGACACAACACTAAGTGAATCTCGTAAACTGATGGGCAACGACAGCATTCACATGTCGTCTTCCTGTAGTAGTGTGCTGAGCAATGTGACTCTGAAAAATGAGAGGAAGACGGTGGACAGTGAATTACGTCTGCGCCTCTCAGAGCTGAACATGTCCGACGATTGTCGCGGGAAAATGACAGGACTCAGCATGATGACATCACTGAGCGTGGGACTCAACGACTCTGACACCGAGGATCTGTACAACACTGAGCACCTCGGGAATGAAGGCTCGGAGGATGAGGACGATTTTGCTTCCTCTTCCTTTGGAAACAATGCCCCACATCTCTCTGACACTTCCCTGCTCCAAATACCTCCCTGTGACAGTGGCATTGCATTCTATGTTGATCTGCATGGGCATGCCTCTAAAAGAGGATGCTTTATTTACGGAAATTATTTTGAAGATGAAGATACTCAG GTAGATAATATGCTTTTCCCCAAGCTGATCTCCATGAATACTGCCCATTTTGATTTCACCGGTTGTAATTTCTCTGAGAGAAATATGTATGCCAAAGACAAGCGAGATGGAATGTCCAAAGAAGGAAGTGGAAGAGTGGCCATACACAAAGCAATAGGAATTATCCATAG TTACACTTTGGAATGTAATTATAACACGGGGAGAATGGTGAATCCTGTCCCCCCAGCTCAGGGGGACGACGGCAAGGCCACACCTCCCCCAGTGGCTGGGTTCCCTCCCAAGTACACTCAGGCTCACTTTGAGGAA GTGGGTAAAGCATTAGCCATAGCTGCCATAGACTATAATGAGTCCAACCCCTGGTCTCGTATCGGCATGTCCGAGCACAACCATCTGACCGGGGTGAAGGAGAGTGTGAGGCGGTACATCAGGAGCATGAGGGGCGGGCCCAGGATTCCTCGCAACCCCTCCAAGTCCTACCTCAGGAACAA TAGTGTAACCAGTAACAATAGCAGTAAAACCAACAGTAACCAGAACAGCCGGGCTCCGTTTTCCCGTAACAACTCCACGGACACCAGTAACGGGATCGGTAACCCTAGGTTCAACAACAGCACTAACACCACAGGATCCCGATTTAATAGTGGCACAAGTAACGGTGGGTCAGCCTCACGATTCAATAGGAGGGACTCCTCAGCTAACAACCCTCCCAAGAGGGAGCTGGGGCCTGTCAGAGAGG CTGCCAGGCCGAATTTGAATACTCAGACACAGCAGAGGAAACGGCAGACTACTACCAACTATGTCCCCCCTCAGACCTCCCGCTCCACCTCCAACCAGCCGGTCACCCTCTCAATGACCACCGCGGAGGCCACCACCCACAGGCAGTACTCAGCAGAAAAAGCCACCAGAACATTGGACGAAGAGAAGCTGAACCCACTCAAACATGTCAACCtt CTTGCCATTTCGAAGAAATCAGGACCTCCTAGTCGAATACCCTTACCCACAGGTCAACAGTTTATGCATTTGACCTCTCCAACAGTTCACGAGTTATCTCCCCCTCGAGTGCCAAATCGCAGTGGTCGTTACACCCAGAGAACCCCTCAGCCCTACCCAGTCAGGAAGGCCAGTGCAGAGGTTCTCTCAGTCAACAATGATTCTCCACTGGGGTCCCACATAGCCGGCCACACCAGTGTCACCCCAGGGGATCACTTGCCTTCAACCCCTGGCAATTATCCTCCACCACCCATGCCTCTCCCCCCAAATGATATGAACGGAATGGACAATGCAAA CAGTGAGAGTGCCAAGCGTCGTCgacggtacatgtacatgaagagAAGGA
- the LOC105344822 gene encoding cytosolic carboxypeptidase-like protein 5 isoform X7, translating to MAEFRVGGLLFTSKFDSGNLARVEKVSKDEDEEDNVKYYGEPRPDYEFNVWTHPDCHGTEFENGNRSWFYFGIRGWAPNRLIKINIMNLNRQGKLYSQGHSPFTKTVPGKPRWERIRDRPSYENADGQFILTFTYRFLDVKGAITYFAFCYPWSYMEQQERLNEYDKRFAHCKEISSSSPKDRIYYHRELLCHSPDKLRIDLVTVSSCHGISSETEPRFDHNLFPEKDVQRCRKFHGKRVFFLSSRVHPGETPASFVFNGFLEFILKENDPRAKALRRQYVFKFIPILNPDGVQRGHYRTDQRGVNLNRMYLDPSIDLHPSIYASKSMLVYHHVKNRAVRENDSVNIRINFPGYILTSSPDPPTPRKEVIHHDAGEVNNHSKMARNGAYSAGKDRGVQNGHGDPFSLPPKENSWVSQTSTHDGGLMPPSGRMRIEPLNLGDLDRMDTTLSESRKLMGNDSIHMSSSCSSVLSNVTLKNERKTVDSELRLRLSELNMSDDCRGKMTGLSMMTSLSVGLNDSDTEDLYNTEHLGNEGSEDEDDFASSSFGNNAPHLSDTSLLQIPPCDSGIAFYVDLHGHASKRGCFIYGNYFEDEDTQVDNMLFPKLISMNTAHFDFTGCNFSERNMYAKDKRDGMSKEGSGRVAIHKAIGIIHSYTLECNYNTGRMVNPVPPAQGDDGKATPPPVAGFPPKYTQAHFEEVGKALAIAAIDYNESNPWSRIGMSEHNHLTGVKESVRRYIRSMRGGPRIPRNPSKSYLRNNSVTSNNSSKTNSNQNSRAPFSRNNSTDTSNGIGNPRFNNSTNTTGSRFNSGTSNGGSASRFNRRDSSANNPPKRELGPVREAARPNLNTQTQQRKRQTTTNYVPPQTSRSTSNQPVTLSMTTAEATTHRQYSAEKATRTLDEEKLNPLKHVNLLAISKKSGPPSRIPLPTGQQFMHLTSPTVHELSPPRVPNRSGRYTQRTPQPYPVRKASAEVLSVNNDSPLGSHIAGHTSVTPGDHLPSTPGNYPPPPMPLPPNDMNGMDNANSESAKRRRRYMYMKRRTVNQSPKLGSAASNKGQQKPSDTSSEAERAKNRRRRRKSLRKVNQSPSSDETGQVLLSNGDRQLEIYHKGSKVKFLYRIHTPQPQFLRLPRPSSPPPTVIDSNQKTA from the exons ATGGCTGAGTTCCGAGTTGGAGGGCTGTTGTTTACCTCCAAGTTTGACTCCGGAAACTTAGCAAGGGTGGAAAAAGTGTCCAAAGATGAGGACGAAGAAG ATAATGTGAAGTACTATGGGGAGCCTAGGCCTGACTATGAGTTTAATGTGTGGACACATCCAGACTGTCATGGGACAGAGTTTGAGAATGGAAATAG ATCCTGGTTTTATTTTGGCATCAGGGGATGGGCACCGAATCGCCTGATTAAGATCAACATCATGAATCTGAACCGACAGGGCAAGCTGTACAGCCAGGGTCACTCTCCATTCACCAAGACTGTCCCTGGCAAACCGAGGTGGGAGAGGATTAGAGACAGGCCCTCGTATGAG AATGCGGATGGTCAGTTTATTCTGACCTTCACCTATCGTTTTCTGGATGTGAAGGGAGCCATTACCTACTTTGCTTTCTGCTATCCTTGGTCGTACATGGAACAGCAGGAGAGGTTAAACGAATATGACAAGAGATTTGCTCACTGCAAAGAAATAAGCAGCTCAAG TCCAAAAGACAGAATCTACTACCACCGGGAACTGCTATGTCATTCACCAGACAAGCTACGCATTGATTTGGTAACAGTCAGCTCCTGCCACGGAATCAGCTCTGAAACAGAGCCTCGCTTTGATCATAACCTGTTTCCTGAAAAAGATGTTCAGAGGTGCAGAAAATTTCATGGAAAAAGa GTGTTTTTCCTGAGTAGCCGAGTTCATCCAGGGGAAACGCCAGCCAGTTTTGTATTCAATGGATTCTTAGAGTTCATTCTAAAAGAAAATGACCCACGTGCCAAAGCTTTAAGAAGACAGTATGTATTCAAGTTTATACCTATATTAAACCCAGATGGTGTTCAAAGAGGGCATTATAGAACTGACCAGAGGGGAGTGAATTTGAATCGAATGTACTTAGACCCAAGCATTGACCTTCACCCCTCTATATATGCCTCGAAAAGTATGTTAGTTTATCATCATGTGAAAAACAGGGCCGTAAGAGAAAACGACAGTGTGAATATCCGTATCAACTTCCCAGGGTACATTTTGACCTCTAGTCCCGACCCACCCACCCCTCGTAAAGAGGTTATTCATCACGATGCTGGAGAAGTGAATAATCACAGTAAAATGGCAAGGAATGGTGCTTATTCTGCTGGTAAAGACAGAGGTGTCCAGAATGGACATGGAGATCCCTTTTCGTTACCTCCCAAGGAGAACTCCTGGGTTAGCCAAACCAGTACACATGATGGGGGACTGATGCCCCCCTCTGGGAGAATGAGGATCGAGCCCTTGAATTTAGGAGATCTGGACAGAATGGACACAACACTAAGTGAATCTCGTAAACTGATGGGCAACGACAGCATTCACATGTCGTCTTCCTGTAGTAGTGTGCTGAGCAATGTGACTCTGAAAAATGAGAGGAAGACGGTGGACAGTGAATTACGTCTGCGCCTCTCAGAGCTGAACATGTCCGACGATTGTCGCGGGAAAATGACAGGACTCAGCATGATGACATCACTGAGCGTGGGACTCAACGACTCTGACACCGAGGATCTGTACAACACTGAGCACCTCGGGAATGAAGGCTCGGAGGATGAGGACGATTTTGCTTCCTCTTCCTTTGGAAACAATGCCCCACATCTCTCTGACACTTCCCTGCTCCAAATACCTCCCTGTGACAGTGGCATTGCATTCTATGTTGATCTGCATGGGCATGCCTCTAAAAGAGGATGCTTTATTTACGGAAATTATTTTGAAGATGAAGATACTCAG GTAGATAATATGCTTTTCCCCAAGCTGATCTCCATGAATACTGCCCATTTTGATTTCACCGGTTGTAATTTCTCTGAGAGAAATATGTATGCCAAAGACAAGCGAGATGGAATGTCCAAAGAAGGAAGTGGAAGAGTGGCCATACACAAAGCAATAGGAATTATCCATAG TTACACTTTGGAATGTAATTATAACACGGGGAGAATGGTGAATCCTGTCCCCCCAGCTCAGGGGGACGACGGCAAGGCCACACCTCCCCCAGTGGCTGGGTTCCCTCCCAAGTACACTCAGGCTCACTTTGAGGAA GTGGGTAAAGCATTAGCCATAGCTGCCATAGACTATAATGAGTCCAACCCCTGGTCTCGTATCGGCATGTCCGAGCACAACCATCTGACCGGGGTGAAGGAGAGTGTGAGGCGGTACATCAGGAGCATGAGGGGCGGGCCCAGGATTCCTCGCAACCCCTCCAAGTCCTACCTCAGGAACAA TAGTGTAACCAGTAACAATAGCAGTAAAACCAACAGTAACCAGAACAGCCGGGCTCCGTTTTCCCGTAACAACTCCACGGACACCAGTAACGGGATCGGTAACCCTAGGTTCAACAACAGCACTAACACCACAGGATCCCGATTTAATAGTGGCACAAGTAACGGTGGGTCAGCCTCACGATTCAATAGGAGGGACTCCTCAGCTAACAACCCTCCCAAGAGGGAGCTGGGGCCTGTCAGAGAGG CTGCCAGGCCGAATTTGAATACTCAGACACAGCAGAGGAAACGGCAGACTACTACCAACTATGTCCCCCCTCAGACCTCCCGCTCCACCTCCAACCAGCCGGTCACCCTCTCAATGACCACCGCGGAGGCCACCACCCACAGGCAGTACTCAGCAGAAAAAGCCACCAGAACATTGGACGAAGAGAAGCTGAACCCACTCAAACATGTCAACCtt CTTGCCATTTCGAAGAAATCAGGACCTCCTAGTCGAATACCCTTACCCACAGGTCAACAGTTTATGCATTTGACCTCTCCAACAGTTCACGAGTTATCTCCCCCTCGAGTGCCAAATCGCAGTGGTCGTTACACCCAGAGAACCCCTCAGCCCTACCCAGTCAGGAAGGCCAGTGCAGAGGTTCTCTCAGTCAACAATGATTCTCCACTGGGGTCCCACATAGCCGGCCACACCAGTGTCACCCCAGGGGATCACTTGCCTTCAACCCCTGGCAATTATCCTCCACCACCCATGCCTCTCCCCCCAAATGATATGAACGGAATGGACAATGCAAA CAGTGAGAGTGCCAAGCGTCGTCgacggtacatgtacatgaagagAAGGA
- the LOC105344822 gene encoding cytosolic carboxypeptidase-like protein 5 isoform X8, which produces MAEFRVGGLLFTSKFDSGNLARVEKVSKDEDEEDNVKYYGEPRPDYEFNVWTHPDCHGTEFENGNRSWFYFGIRGWAPNRLIKINIMNLNRQGKLYSQGHSPFTKTVPGKPRWERIRDRPSYENADGQFILTFTYRFLDVKGAITYFAFCYPWSYMEQQERLNEYDKRFAHCKEISSSSPKDRIYYHRELLCHSPDKLRIDLVTVSSCHGISSETEPRFDHNLFPEKDVQRCRKFHGKRVFFLSSRVHPGETPASFVFNGFLEFILKENDPRAKALRRQYVFKFIPILNPDGVQRGHYRTDQRGVNLNRMYLDPSIDLHPSIYASKSMLVYHHVKNRAVRENDSVNIRINFPGYILTSSPDPPTPRKEVIHHDAGEVNNHSKMARNGAYSAGKDRGVQNGHGDPFSLPPKENSWVSQTSTHDGGLMPPSGRMRIEPLNLGDLDRMDTTLSESRKLMGNDSIHMSSSCSSVLSNVTLKNERKTVDSELRLRLSELNMSDDCRGKMTGLSMMTSLSVGLNDSDTEDLYNTEHLGNEGSEDEDDFASSSFGNNAPHLSDTSLLQIPPCDSGIAFYVDLHGHASKRGCFIYGNYFEDEDTQVDNMLFPKLISMNTAHFDFTGCNFSERNMYAKDKRDGMSKEGSGRVAIHKAIGIIHSYTLECNYNTGRMVNPVPPAQGDDGKATPPPVAGFPPKYTQAHFEEVGKALAIAAIDYNESNPWSRIGMSEHNHLTGVKESVRRYIRSMRGGPRIPRNPSKSYLRNNSVTSNNSSKTNSNQNSRAPFSRNNSTDTSNGIGNPRFNNSTNTTGSRFNSGTSNGGSASRFNRRDSSANNPPKRELGPVREAARPNLNTQTQQRKRQTTTNYVPPQTSRSTSNQPVTLSMTTAEATTHRQYSAEKATRTLDEEKLNPLKHVNLLAISKKSGPPSRIPLPTGQQFMHLTSPTVHELSPPRVPNRSGRYTQRTPQPYPVRKASAEVLSVNNDSPLGSHIAGHTSVTPGDHLPSTPGNYPPPPMPLPPNDMNGMDNANSESAKRRRRYMYMKRRTVNQSPKLGSAASNKGQQKPSDTSSEAERAKNRRRRRKSLRKVNQSPSSDETGQDSTTPVFTTTQALLSPSDSYRLQSENSLTPRQIPLL; this is translated from the exons ATGGCTGAGTTCCGAGTTGGAGGGCTGTTGTTTACCTCCAAGTTTGACTCCGGAAACTTAGCAAGGGTGGAAAAAGTGTCCAAAGATGAGGACGAAGAAG ATAATGTGAAGTACTATGGGGAGCCTAGGCCTGACTATGAGTTTAATGTGTGGACACATCCAGACTGTCATGGGACAGAGTTTGAGAATGGAAATAG ATCCTGGTTTTATTTTGGCATCAGGGGATGGGCACCGAATCGCCTGATTAAGATCAACATCATGAATCTGAACCGACAGGGCAAGCTGTACAGCCAGGGTCACTCTCCATTCACCAAGACTGTCCCTGGCAAACCGAGGTGGGAGAGGATTAGAGACAGGCCCTCGTATGAG AATGCGGATGGTCAGTTTATTCTGACCTTCACCTATCGTTTTCTGGATGTGAAGGGAGCCATTACCTACTTTGCTTTCTGCTATCCTTGGTCGTACATGGAACAGCAGGAGAGGTTAAACGAATATGACAAGAGATTTGCTCACTGCAAAGAAATAAGCAGCTCAAG TCCAAAAGACAGAATCTACTACCACCGGGAACTGCTATGTCATTCACCAGACAAGCTACGCATTGATTTGGTAACAGTCAGCTCCTGCCACGGAATCAGCTCTGAAACAGAGCCTCGCTTTGATCATAACCTGTTTCCTGAAAAAGATGTTCAGAGGTGCAGAAAATTTCATGGAAAAAGa GTGTTTTTCCTGAGTAGCCGAGTTCATCCAGGGGAAACGCCAGCCAGTTTTGTATTCAATGGATTCTTAGAGTTCATTCTAAAAGAAAATGACCCACGTGCCAAAGCTTTAAGAAGACAGTATGTATTCAAGTTTATACCTATATTAAACCCAGATGGTGTTCAAAGAGGGCATTATAGAACTGACCAGAGGGGAGTGAATTTGAATCGAATGTACTTAGACCCAAGCATTGACCTTCACCCCTCTATATATGCCTCGAAAAGTATGTTAGTTTATCATCATGTGAAAAACAGGGCCGTAAGAGAAAACGACAGTGTGAATATCCGTATCAACTTCCCAGGGTACATTTTGACCTCTAGTCCCGACCCACCCACCCCTCGTAAAGAGGTTATTCATCACGATGCTGGAGAAGTGAATAATCACAGTAAAATGGCAAGGAATGGTGCTTATTCTGCTGGTAAAGACAGAGGTGTCCAGAATGGACATGGAGATCCCTTTTCGTTACCTCCCAAGGAGAACTCCTGGGTTAGCCAAACCAGTACACATGATGGGGGACTGATGCCCCCCTCTGGGAGAATGAGGATCGAGCCCTTGAATTTAGGAGATCTGGACAGAATGGACACAACACTAAGTGAATCTCGTAAACTGATGGGCAACGACAGCATTCACATGTCGTCTTCCTGTAGTAGTGTGCTGAGCAATGTGACTCTGAAAAATGAGAGGAAGACGGTGGACAGTGAATTACGTCTGCGCCTCTCAGAGCTGAACATGTCCGACGATTGTCGCGGGAAAATGACAGGACTCAGCATGATGACATCACTGAGCGTGGGACTCAACGACTCTGACACCGAGGATCTGTACAACACTGAGCACCTCGGGAATGAAGGCTCGGAGGATGAGGACGATTTTGCTTCCTCTTCCTTTGGAAACAATGCCCCACATCTCTCTGACACTTCCCTGCTCCAAATACCTCCCTGTGACAGTGGCATTGCATTCTATGTTGATCTGCATGGGCATGCCTCTAAAAGAGGATGCTTTATTTACGGAAATTATTTTGAAGATGAAGATACTCAG GTAGATAATATGCTTTTCCCCAAGCTGATCTCCATGAATACTGCCCATTTTGATTTCACCGGTTGTAATTTCTCTGAGAGAAATATGTATGCCAAAGACAAGCGAGATGGAATGTCCAAAGAAGGAAGTGGAAGAGTGGCCATACACAAAGCAATAGGAATTATCCATAG TTACACTTTGGAATGTAATTATAACACGGGGAGAATGGTGAATCCTGTCCCCCCAGCTCAGGGGGACGACGGCAAGGCCACACCTCCCCCAGTGGCTGGGTTCCCTCCCAAGTACACTCAGGCTCACTTTGAGGAA GTGGGTAAAGCATTAGCCATAGCTGCCATAGACTATAATGAGTCCAACCCCTGGTCTCGTATCGGCATGTCCGAGCACAACCATCTGACCGGGGTGAAGGAGAGTGTGAGGCGGTACATCAGGAGCATGAGGGGCGGGCCCAGGATTCCTCGCAACCCCTCCAAGTCCTACCTCAGGAACAA TAGTGTAACCAGTAACAATAGCAGTAAAACCAACAGTAACCAGAACAGCCGGGCTCCGTTTTCCCGTAACAACTCCACGGACACCAGTAACGGGATCGGTAACCCTAGGTTCAACAACAGCACTAACACCACAGGATCCCGATTTAATAGTGGCACAAGTAACGGTGGGTCAGCCTCACGATTCAATAGGAGGGACTCCTCAGCTAACAACCCTCCCAAGAGGGAGCTGGGGCCTGTCAGAGAGG CTGCCAGGCCGAATTTGAATACTCAGACACAGCAGAGGAAACGGCAGACTACTACCAACTATGTCCCCCCTCAGACCTCCCGCTCCACCTCCAACCAGCCGGTCACCCTCTCAATGACCACCGCGGAGGCCACCACCCACAGGCAGTACTCAGCAGAAAAAGCCACCAGAACATTGGACGAAGAGAAGCTGAACCCACTCAAACATGTCAACCtt CTTGCCATTTCGAAGAAATCAGGACCTCCTAGTCGAATACCCTTACCCACAGGTCAACAGTTTATGCATTTGACCTCTCCAACAGTTCACGAGTTATCTCCCCCTCGAGTGCCAAATCGCAGTGGTCGTTACACCCAGAGAACCCCTCAGCCCTACCCAGTCAGGAAGGCCAGTGCAGAGGTTCTCTCAGTCAACAATGATTCTCCACTGGGGTCCCACATAGCCGGCCACACCAGTGTCACCCCAGGGGATCACTTGCCTTCAACCCCTGGCAATTATCCTCCACCACCCATGCCTCTCCCCCCAAATGATATGAACGGAATGGACAATGCAAA CAGTGAGAGTGCCAAGCGTCGTCgacggtacatgtacatgaagagAAGGA